A region of Mesoplodon densirostris isolate mMesDen1 chromosome 11, mMesDen1 primary haplotype, whole genome shotgun sequence DNA encodes the following proteins:
- the MGP gene encoding matrix Gla protein encodes MKSLLLLSILTALAVAALCYESYESMESYEINPFINRRNANIFISPQQRWRLKAQERIREHSKPAYEINREACDDFKLCERYAMVYGYNAAYNRYFRQRPGAK; translated from the exons ATGAAAAGCCTGCTCCTTCTCTCCATCCTGACTGCCTTGGCTGTTGCAGCTCTGTGTTATG AATCTTATGAAAGCATGGAATCCTATGAAATCA atCCCTTCATTAACAGGAGAAATGCTAATATCTTTATATCCCCGCAACAGAGATGGAGGTTGAAAGCCCAAGAGAG aATCCGAGAACACAGCAAACCTGCATATGAGATCAACagggaagcttgtgatgacttcAAACTTTGTGAACGCTATGCCATGGTTTATGGATACAATGCCGCCTACAATCGTTATTTCCGGCAGCGCCCAGGGGCCAAATGA